Sequence from the Trichocoleus sp. genome:
CCTCCAGACACTCCCTCGCGGGAGCAACCTTGCCTTAAGCTAGTGGTTATCGTCACTCGGAACTTTTGGGTTCATTTGGACGTTGGTTCCACCACAGGGGACTTTCACCCCATTAGATCACGCCCATGCTGGGCGTACACACTGCACGGCAGCAGACAAGCAAAAGCCGCTGGTGTTGAGTTCAGGGTCATCTGTTGCTGCTGCGTTTTGCCGTTCGACTGCTTCGTTTAGTTGGTTGATTAGGGCGTAGTTTGAAGATTGTTTGGTGAGAGGTGATCACCAGCAATTCTGTCCAAGATCGTTCAATCTCGATTCAGGGATGCTGATGAGGCAAAATAGGAACGTCGTTGCTGCAATGGAAAAGATGCAGAATGCCCAGAACCAGGATTGGCAACATTGAGATGTACTATGAGGTTCACGGCAGTGGTGAGCCTATAGTTTTGATTCACGGCTTGAGCATGGATAGCAGCACATGGTTCAACCAAGTTTCTGTTTTTTCTCAGAACTATCAAGTAATCGTGTTCGATAATCGCGGTGTTGGGCAAACTGATGCTCCCAATGAGGACTACTCAACCGAAATGATGGCGGATGATGCTGTTGCCTTGTTGAAGTTTTTGAATGTGGATAACGCTCATATTTTAGGCTTTTCAATGGGTGGCATGATTGCCCAGGTCATTGCGCTGAAATATCCAGAGGTAGTGAAAAGTCTGCTACTCAACACAACTGCCGCCCAATTTCCCGCCAAAGCAAAACATTTAGTTCAGACCTGGTTGAGAATGATCAACGAAAACGTATCTTTAGAAACCCGCATAAGAGAAGGTTTTCTGTGGGTTTACACAAACGGATTTTTTGAAGATGACGAAATGGTGACGGCTTCAGTCAATCTTGCGATCGCTCATCCTCATCCGCTATCCACTCACGGTTTTGCCGGACAAGTTGCTGCGCTCATGAAGCATGACACGCGATCGCAAATCAGCCAAATCTCAGTTC
This genomic interval carries:
- a CDS encoding alpha/beta hydrolase is translated as MPRTRIGNIEMYYEVHGSGEPIVLIHGLSMDSSTWFNQVSVFSQNYQVIVFDNRGVGQTDAPNEDYSTEMMADDAVALLKFLNVDNAHILGFSMGGMIAQVIALKYPEVVKSLLLNTTAAQFPAKAKHLVQTWLRMINENVSLETRIREGFLWVYTNGFFEDDEMVTASVNLAIAHPHPLSTHGFAGQVAALMKHDTRSQISQISVPTLVLIGGDDIFIPIEFSEELAAKIPKAELVVLERGGHNCWMEFPEPFNRAVMRFLEGVASK